The sequence below is a genomic window from Pecten maximus chromosome 14, xPecMax1.1, whole genome shotgun sequence.
TGTTTAATTATCTTCAGATTATCCTTTCCTAACCATGCTATTGTTCGTGACGTCACTTTTATGACGTGTCGGGGTCATTGATGTCATGAACAGAATATATCAAGAATCATATTATGCAAGGTAAGTTTTAGAAGGTAATGGATCGCAAATTAATTCTGCTGGCCAATCAAATGCCAGGTTACATATCGAATTGATCTGACTTCGCTATTCTCACACTTTCATTATTACTTCTTTACATAAGGTATTTGAGACAGACCCCTAATATTACAAGACCAATACACTGTGCTGACTTCATTACCAAGTTACATACagtttttataaaaaatgttttacaacTTAACATAATGAATTCAGCTTCAGGCAATTTAGACAAAAAGTGgaaaacattgtaaatatatacatttatttatcctgcaactgccaccgcattgtcggaatacacccaccatacatatttttgctgtatacggcagtgacggaaaacagctgtattttggaatcttagcgcgtgcgtcagttcgactgacctacttcaaagtgaaacaacatttaaaaggcgaacatatttctgtcatttttgacaccgtttcacttcaaaatgattatttttgatgatcatttttatgactgttgcaggatacggcgagccacttttgcctttctgtcccgagccaaaaatacagcgtatattttaagacactgaccatgtattctctatatatattcaatgcTTTTACATAAGCATCAGTCTATTGAACAATGTAAACAATCGGTTAAACATATATGCCTGACaagtaactacatgtatcataattattatacatCTGTAAAGATCATTAACTTTTTTTCACTTTTGAATTTTTCGCAAAAACAAAGTCGACTTTATTCCATGGGTGATATACAAATTGATGAAGAGCTACATAGTTAATGTTTGACATGAATTTTATTGCATCTACATAAGCGCCACTGTTATGTGAAAACTCAATGGAAACCACTCTAATGTCGACTTTGTCAAACGGAATGGCGTGAATTATATCCAATTCCTCTTCTCGAACGTTAATGCTGAGGATGTCAATAACCTTCTGTTCCGTCGCAGCAAGTATGGTTTCCATCCAGAGACAGGGGACGATGGAGGATTGTCTTTGTTTGACAGCGAGGTACTCCTTAAGACTACCCGTCCTATTTGTCTGTAAGGGTAAAATTACGACATTAAATACGCGTAGTAATTAGGTAAATCGTCTCTATGGTTGCTTCCAAATCAAGTGTTCATGTGATGCCAGAGGAGGGAAACTGGGTTTACCCGCCTTGGCGTGATGCCAGGAAAAGGCACCCTGGGTTTACCCAACTTGATTTGATGCCAGGGGAGGGACCGTGGGTTCATCCGTCTTGGAGTGATGCCAAGGGAATGAACCTTTGTTTGGGTTCACCCGTTTTGGAGTTATGTGAGGAAGGCGACCCTGGGTTAACCCGTCTTCGAGAGTGATGTGAGGAGAGGGACCCTGGGTTCACCCGTCTTGAAACCTCTCACATGATGTCTCTTACATGTCTTTTCAAtcgtttattttcatttcatccGATTTGCTCTTCTATCTCTCAGCATTCTTTCTTCAATCATTCATACAATGCATCAACTAAACATCTCATAAATAACTCGCATCCTAACACGATCAATGATAGTTTGAAGTGTATGTTAAAAAGGTAAAACTCCACAGGGATTCAGGGTAATTTAAAGCATCATCATTTCTATATTGTAGAAATCCATTGGTGGATGTAGTATTTGAAATCGAAACAGACTAGGATATTCTGGTGGATATCAGGAGaacttgttttatttgaatttggAGATAATTATTTAGGCACAAATCACTTctttgtgatttttgttttacataactACATTTgagaaatacatatattttataataaggGAAAAGATTTaagtgaaatcaaaatattacccAAAGGATGGCCTATATAAGTAAATAAGGTAGGCCAATATATTTCAGATTCCTACAATAAGGCAGATTTATAATGTTGAAATTCCTACAATAAGACAGGCCTATAATGTTCAGATTCCTACAATAAGGCAGGCCTATAATGTTCAGATTCCTACAATAAGACAGGCCTATAATGTTCAGATTCCTACAATAAGACAGGCCTATAATGTTCAGATTCCTACAATAAGGCAGGCCTATAATGTTCAGATTCCTACAATAAGGCAGGCCTATAATGTTCAGATTCCTACAATAAGGCAGGCCTATAATGTTCAGATTCCTACAATAAGGCAGGCCTATAATGTTCAAATTTCTGCAATAACGCATGTCTATAATGTGCAGAATCTTACAATAAGGCAGGCCTTATAATGTTCAAATTCCTACAATAAGGCAGGCCTATACTTTTAAGATTCTTACTATAAGGTAGGTCTTTAATGTTCAGGTTTCTTACAATAAGACAGGTCGATAATGTTCAGATCTCAACAGTAAGTCAGGTCCtcatgtgggttaatgttgcatttataattaaaaagaacaaaaatcgtcatgtttttatataaattcaatatttaatgatttcccggtaagttctgtttgttttcttgatcggattttaatgttaggtgtccaacgtctttatcgggatgttttcgtcggtcctcctgttctcgcgtggtcacgtgaccggcacgaaggactacattaacacttggtcggtaaatatggccagagcacccgaccaacgtattttgtcgtacaacaaatatgatgcacttattcatcgtgctaagaaaccgagaaaaatgctgtacattcttctatttattcaagtatggttacgtacataacggcgttataatctggtcttaattgacgaagtgccgattaattgactactttttaagtaattttgacgatgtttgtcattttcgttagaatgtacagcacttttcgttgttctcatacaattaccttcacgctcttatctgttttataattattgatttagggtaATCGGGTGCTCTAGggcgatttatagagcaagtgttaatgttcattctccaatattggaactcttcagtgttttaggtatcgaaatcggcatatagaaaagaacaaacgttaataaacgaatgcaatggatcgtaattaa
It includes:
- the LOC117341998 gene encoding uncharacterized protein LOC117341998 isoform X1; amino-acid sequence: MLMLVLEMGESQSVTLFFEKERNYNGLLIEPYPGRYQTLLTKHRKAHTLQACLRTNRTGSLKEYLAVKQRQSSIVPCLWMETILAATEQKVIDILSINVREEELDIIHAIPFDKVDIRVVSIEFSHNSGAYVDAIKFMSNINYVALHQFVYHPWNKVDFVFAKNSKVKKS